The stretch of DNA ATCGCCGTTATGACAAACAACGCACCCCGCTGGATCACCCATGGTAGGTCCCATCACCATGATCTGCTTCATCATTTCCGAGTCCGCCTCGCGGATCAGTTCGATGTCCGCGTGGCAAGCCATGCAACCGCTTTGGCTGCTTCGGGAAAATGATCGACAAGTTTGTCAGCGGCGTTAGAAACAACCGGGCAAAGCAGACACGCCATTAAGACTAAAGCCTTGGCGAATCGCGAGATGGAAGAGCAGTGCATGAAAAGGCTAGATGAGCTGGAGGTTCGGCGACCAGAACTCATAAGCCTAACGCGTTGAGAAGCCTCCCAAAAGGAACAAAACAACGCGACGGGTTTTTACAACACAATCAATTCAAAAACTGAATCAATTAGCGACCGCTGTCTCAAACTTGCGAACCTTCACGTCGGTGCTGGTTGGGAAATCCTCTGGTGTGTCGGTGAGCGTGACCTTTCCGGTCGCTGCCCACTCGGTGCCACGCACCAACGTGGTGATGAATCCAACACACTCCATCGACCCATCATTGTCACCCATAGGAGTATGAAAGATTCGGCCTTGTTTGTAGTCGATCGTCATCAACATGGGCTCGTGACGGCCCGTTCCCTTCATTTGAGGATCGGCGTAGGCGGTTGCCAAGATCGACATGTTATTGGCTGGTCCGCGAAGCTGCTGATAGAGTTCATCCTTGGCATGCATCCACGCGCGAGGCAAACCCTTGGTGATCGGGTGGTCCGGATCGCGAATAACAATTTGGTATTCGTGTTGCGGACCGTGCGACCCACCGCTTCCCGCCGACTCGTCACGGACGATCTTGCCGTCCTCGTCGTAGTAGACATAGGGGCCTGACTTCTCATTGCGTCCATCCCAGCCACCGAGACCGATCATCTTATTGAACTCTTCCCATTGGCCAAACGAATTGTCCGCGGCATGAACAATGACCATTCCGCCACCACCGGCAACATACTCTTCCAGCGCGTCCTGAGTTTCTTGGGGCCACGGAGCTGCTTTCCATCCAAAATTGCTCAGCACGACGTCGTAGTTTGCGAATTCAGGCTTAAAATCAGGATCGGATTTTGGCTCTGGTAGATCTTGGTATTCCTTGCCGTCTTCCAACGGAAACTCTTTCAATAAATCTCCGCCTTTCCACGTGAATTGAGTTCTCGCAATATCAACGGTAAACCGGCCACTGTCTTCAAGAAACGACTTCATCATCATGGTTGTTTTGGGCCAACGCACGTGATTGTTTTGACCGTCAATGATCAGCACCCTCAGCTTGTCTTGCGCGAACGTTTGCGCTGAAATTGAAAAGGCGGTTACCGCAAACAGAAAACAGGCAAGAAATCGCATGGATACGTTTTTACTTTAGAGAATGAGGAAAGAAGCCAATCGGAATTGTACCCCACCTCGTTCGCTCATACGAATACCGGGCCGACTCGAACTAGCGAAAATTGGCCAAGCTCGATGACAAAGCTGCACAGCCAATCACGGCTGAGTTACGATAGCGGTTTGCTCCCAACCCGATCTGCCGATCCTTCCGAGTCGCTCCATGAAACGCCCGTTCTGGCTTTGCGCTACCCTCCTTGTTCTGTTCTTTTCCATCGCCGGTGAATTTCATCCACTTTCGGCAGCCGAACGCAATGTGCTTTTTATCATCACGGATGACGAAAGCCCGACACTAGGATGTTACGGAGACAAAGCTGCCGTGACGCCGGCGATAGATGCAGTAGCCGCCGATGGATTGATTTTCCGAAACGCCTTTGCCACCACCGCGTCGTGTAGTGCTTCTCGAAGCGTTGTGATGAGTGGATTGCACAATCACCGAAACGGTCAATTTGGGCACGAACATCACTACCACAAATTTGCATCGTTCCATGATGTTGCAAGACTAGCCCTGCCACGAGTGATGGAGCGTGCAGGCTACCGAACGGGCCGAATAGGAAAGTACCACGTCGCTCCGGAATCGGTCTATCACTACGAAACGGTACTCAATGCCAATTCAAGAAGCCCGGTAGAAATGGCCGAGACCAGCCGAGCGTTTTTGACTGAAACCGACGACGATCGACCGTTCTTCTTTTACTTTGCCACATCGGATCCCCATCGCGGTGGTGGGATCGACAAGACTTCTAAGTCTGAACTAAAGCCTGATTTGTTTGGTAACAAACCCAACCGCAAATCGTACCCCGAGATTGAAGAGGTGTTCTTCAATCCCGAGGACGTGATTGTGCCTGCGTTCTTACCGGACACCCCCGAGACAAGAGAAGAGCTTGCGCAGTACTACCAATCGTGTGCGCGCGTGGACCAGGGTGTTGCTCGCTTGATCAAGATTCTCAAGGACGCTGAACTTTTTGACAAAACGATGATCGTATTCACCGCTGATCACGGAATGGCGTTCGCCGGTGGTAAGACAACGGTTTACGAAGGTGGGCTACGAGTTCCGATGGTGGTTCGGGATCCCTATCAATTCCAACGAGGTGTTGAATCCGATGCTTTGATCAGTCACATCGATATCACGCCTACCTTGCTTGATTTCGCAGGTGGCCTAGATACCGAAGCGAACGCCCCTAAGAACCCATTGAACGTCAAGAAATTCTGGAACGAACGTGACGAGGCCGTTGCCGAAAACCGCAATGGCGGCATGCCGTTTGACCAATACCACGGCAAGTCGTGGATGCACTGCTTGGCAAATCCTGATGACGATCATCACGAACAAATTTTCGCGTCTCACACGTTTCACGAGATCCAAATGTACTACCCGATGCGAGTGATTCGGGATGCCAAGTACAAGTTAATCTGGAACATCGCGCACCCTCTTCCTTACCCGTTTGCTTCGGATCTATGGTCGGCTAGTAGCTGGCAAGCTCAACTCGCCAAGGGTCAGGACGCTCCTTACGGCAACAAAACCGTCGGCGAATACGTTCACCGACCCGAGTTCGAACTTTTTGACATTGCCCGTGACCCCGATGAGACGACCAATCTTGCGACGAGCCCCGGGCATCAAGACATTCTGGAGCTCTACCAAGCGAAGCTCAAGAAAATGCAGCAGGACTACGATGATCCGTGGGTGATGAAATGGGACTATGAATAGGCAACGAAGATCGAATGCTTACAGCGTGCACATTCCAAGACCTCTGGAATCAAGCACGCGTTATCTATCGCGGTGCTAGCTAGCCCGACCCTCGCTTGAGTTAGCGATACCGAACCAGCGAGCCTGACCTACCGAGCCTGACCTACCGAGTCTTATCCTACCGACCCTGAATATCAGCGAGCTTGTTCATCGAATCCTTCAGACTTGCATACAGGTCGCGATAAATGGGGAAAAGCTCGTCATATCGTTTTACTGCCGAACGGTCGGGTTTCGTTTCATCAGCCACTTTGATCGTAGCTTTGCAGGCTGCCTCGACGTTGCGATAGGCACCATCACCTACGGCCGCAAGCAGAGCCACGCCGAACGCGGGACCTTGCTCGACCTCCAACGTGGTGATTTTCTTCCCAAATACATCGGCTTGCATTTGTCGCCACATTGGATTCTTGCTTCCGCCACCTGAAGCTCGCACCTGCTTAACCGGCACGTCAAGCGATTCGATGATTGCTAAACTGTCCCGAAGCGCGAAAGTGATTCCTTCCATCACACATCGAGTCAGATGCCCGCGAGTATGCGTTGTGTTGAGTCCCACAAAACTACCTCGTGCGTTCGGGTCAGCGTGCGGTGTACGTTCGCCATTGAGGTATGGCAAGAACAGTAAACCGTTGCTTCCTGCGGCAACCTTTTCGGCTTCCCGAGTCGCCGCCTCGTAACGAGACTTTTCGGGAATCCCAGCTAGACCTTGAACAACCGAATCAACCCACCATTGCAAGGCACCGCCACTAGTGAGGTTCACACCCATCATGTGCCACTTGCCGTTCACTGCATGGCAGAACGTATGAAGCCGACCTGCTGCATCGTATTGAGGCTCGTCGCTGTGAACGAACATGACTCCGCTGGTACCGATCGAGGTACTGAGCACGCCGGATTTGACGACGCCATTTCCGACCGCTCCAGCGGCGCAATCGCCGGCACCCCCGACGACCTTGCAATCGGTAGTCAATCCAAGCTGTTTCGCAGCTTGGCTAGTGAGCGTGCCGGTGACTTCATCGCTTTCAACCACTCGAGGCAGCAAGGCGGCATCGAGTTCGATTTTGCTGAGCAGTTTGGTAGACCACTTTCGCTTTACCACATCAAGCAAGAGCGTGCCGCTGGCATCGCTAACTTCGGTAACGTAATCGCCCGTTAGGCGACGCCTGATCTCGTCCTTGGGAAGCAACACTTTCGCGAGACGATCGAAGTTGCGTTTTTCGTTGTCTCGCAACCAAAGAATCTTGGGAGCTTGAAAGCCCGTCAAGGCTGGGTTGGCAACCAACTTGATCAACGCGTTCCGACCTCCGGCTTTAGCCGTGATCTCTTCACACTGAGCCGCAGTGCGTTGGTCGTTCCAAAGCAGAGCAGGGCGGATCACGTTATCGTCCTTGTCCAGGAAAACCGACCCATGCATTTGCCCGCTCAATCCGATCGCTTTGACAGCCTCCGGCTTAACCTTGCTGGCCTTCATCACTTCGCGAACCGTCGACACAGTCGCTTTCCACCAGTGTTCCGGATCTTGCTGAGTCCAACCTGGCTTGGGTTGTTCAAGCGGATACTCGGCATTCGCTTCTGCAATCACCTTGCCGCTAACGTCAATCAAAAGCGTTTTGGTGCCGCTGGTCCCAATGTCGATGCCGAGGTAGTAACTCATAAGAATAGATTAATCTTGCGTGGCGATGGGGAAGTAAAACGAAACGTGAAGGCCTAGTTAAGACTCACACTTGAACGACTGATTCTAAGCGATTCAAAACAGCGAATTCGCATCGCGAGAACTGGCAGACACTATAGTGCGTATTACCGTTGCACTGTAGCGATGAGCACTCAATCTCGTCGCAAAACTTTGCCGTCGCGAATCTACTCGACCTTTCAATTCGAACCCGCAGTGACTTCCCGTGTTATCGAATCTTCACCAGAAGCCCCCTGTTGCGAAAGACAACGACCAAGCCGCGTTCCCGCCAGGAAACATCCCCAGACTTAATCGCCGAAACTGGCTGACGGTTACCGCAGCAGCTTCCTGCGGGCTGATGGTAGGCTGCCCTCAACCAACCACGCCCGAGCAGTCCGAAACTAAAATCCCGCCGACTAGCTCTACGGTGCCGTTACGGATTTTGATGGTGGCAGATGATTCAACCGCCGACGTCATCCGGCGCGGCTGGGCGGCGGTGTCCGAACAACCCTTGACCATCGAAGTGATGGGAAAGGGCAGTCGGTTAGACTCGTTTGACGTAGACCAGCTACTTGAAGCGGCAAAGAAAAGCGACATCTTGTGGGTTCCGCATTTCGCCATCCCGGATTTGGTGGCTGCCGGCGGGGTTGATTCATTCAAAGACGATTCCACACTCGATGCAGTCAATGCAATGCTGCCTGCTATTCGAAATGGCCTCACCCAGTACGCTGGCGAAGTCCATTGCATCCCACTGGGTCCCACCCTTCCGGTTGTGATGTCAGTCGATTCAGTCGCCAGTATTCAATCTTGGCAGGGCTACGACAAAGCAGTGACAGAAACCTGGAAGGGTAAAGCTGCCGAGCCTACTTCCGAAGGCTGGGCTGGCATGATGTTCCTATGGCGTTGTGGAAACATAGTCGATCGTTGGTTGTTCGACCAAAACAACTTCGACCCACTCATCACCGGTGATGACTACGTGGCCGTGCTGGAACAAATGAAACAGACCCATGACCGGTACGAAATAAAAGACCTAAGCCCATCCGAAATCACAGCGATGGTTGCTGGTGGTGAACTTCGCGGCGGGATTAGTTATCCGATTGACAGTCAGTCGAGTAATTCATCGGCGCTTGACGTAACCGCACTGCCACGGCGCGTGGACGATAAAATTACCGACGATGTAGAGGAAGCGCTAAGAGCGACAAGTTCAAGCGAGCACTTTAGCGTGCTGTTCGATGCGATGACGCCCGTTTTAGCAATTTCGGCAAGTTGCCGACAAACAGCCTCGTCCAAGACTTTCATTAGCTGGATCACAGGCGGCGAGAGCAGTGGTAACTCGCGACGTGAGTTGCCCGCCGTGTTCCCTAACACGCCAAGAATCGCCTCGTCGGAATCATCCGATGGTTTTGAATACGCGGCAACCCGAGATCGGATACTGGCTCAGCCTTTGACGCTGCCAGGACTAACAGTGCTCAACGCACCAAGCTACTACCAAGCGATCGACCATGCGGTTCGAGCGTGTTTGTATCAAGACCAACCCGCTAAGAATGCACTCGCCGAAGCCGCTTCGACGTGGTCCAAGCTGACCGATGAAATCGGGATGCAGCAGCAGCTCAAAGCTTGGCGAAGGTCGCGTGGACTGCGAGCGTAAGAGGTAACTTGGCTGGTGAAGCTTAACGGGCACTAAGATCACCTGCCAATTCGCTGCGTGATGTTCTCATGTGACAGAACCGATGTCGCGACGAAACAAAAAAAGCCACCCATCGGACCATGGGTGGCTTTTTCAATTGTCTGTAGAAAGCGAAACCTAGGCTTCTGCTTCAGCCGCAGGCTCTTCGCTCTTTGTGGCTGGGGCGTCATCGAACGATGGCTTTTCGGCCTTGCGCTTCACTCGATCATTCTTACCAACCAGTTCAAGGATCGCTCGTGGACCATTGTCACCAAGTCGTGGCATCGCCAACTTCAACACGCGAGTGTATCCGCCTGGTCGATCCGCAAAGCGTTCAGCGATGGTATCGAAAAGAATCTTGGCTGCTTCCTTGTCACCAATGAGCTGAATGACACGGCGTCGAGCGGCGACGACGGGTGCACGAGCGGCGGACCACTTTTGCCAATCATCGCTCTTACGCCACTGCTTGTAAGCATCGCTGCCACGGTCGGCTTTGGTCTCGTACTTGCGAGCCTCTTCCACGTTTGGCAATGTCTTCTTGGCAATCGTAATGCACTTCTCGACCAAAGGACGGACTTCCTTCGCCTTATGAAGCGTGGTCGTGATTCGACCGGGTGCTTTAGGCGCATTGTCGTCGTAAGTGGCATCACGCTCGGTCAAAAACAGAGCGCTGGCAAGGTTCTTAAGCATAGCCTTGCGGTGGCTTGGGCTGCGGCCGAGGGTCCGGCCTCGTCGTCGGTGACGCATGACGTTATCAGGGGGCTATAAAGTTGTTACTGAAAATTCGATCAACAGTCTGATCGAAGTTAAGGAACCGACGTTCAAATACGTCGGTTGCCAAATTAAAACATTGGCTGGTTAGGAACTCTCATTCCGAGGTGCAAGCCGTACTGGCTAAGCTTTTCCCGGACTTCATTGAGCGTCGTGTCGCCGAAGTTGCGAACTTCCAAGAGCGAATCTTCGGTGCGTTGCACCAAGTCACGCACAGTTTGAATGTTCTCACTTTCGAGACAGTTATTTGCACGCACCGACAATCGCATGTCAGCGAGCGTCATGTTCAACTTCGCCTCAAGCTGTGCCTCAGGCGAACCGGCACCGCCACGTGCGGCCGAGAAAATGCTCGGTCCAAGCTCGCGGTATTGCACGAAAGGATTGAGGTGCTTGCGAAGGATCTTCGCTGCTTCGACAAGTGAAAGCTCGGGGCTGACGCTACCGTCGGTCCAGATCTCTAAATTCAATCGGTCGTAGTTCGTCTTCTGACCAACTCGAGTCTCTTCAACTTCGTATCGAACTCGAGTGATAGGACTGAACACGGCGTCGATTGGAATGATTCCGATTTCGTGATCAACGGTGCTGTGCTCGGTGCTTGGCACATAACCGCGACCGTTCTCGACGACCATTTCGACCATGAAATCCACATCGGCGGTCAGCGTTGCAATGACGTGATCTTTGTTGATGACTTCAACATCAGAATCGGTTTGCACGTCGGCTCCGGTGATGACACCGGCCTTGTTGCTTTCGATCGTGATCACGCGAGTCGCTTCGCTGTGATTGCGCACAACAAGGCTCTTCACGTTCAAAACGATCTGCGTAACGTCTTCTACGACACCCGGGATCGAGGTGAATTCATGCTGAGCACCGCGAATCTTGATCTGCGTGACGGCACTTCCCATCAGGCTGCTCAAGAGCACGCGACGAAGACTATTACCAACGCTTGCACCAAAGCCGCGCTCGAAAGGTTCAGCGGTGAACTTACCGTAGCTGGATGTCAGGGTATCACGATCAACTTCCAAATTGCTTGGAAGTTCCATGCCTCGCCAACGAATGTGCATCGTCATAAAACCTCAGTTCTGGGAACAGATGTTGTAGGATTATTGGTAGGGGGTGCAAATGAAGCGGGAAGGTCACTTGCGAAAATCGGCAACGTCGGTGCGGGCCGCAGTTGCCGTTTGAGTTTCATCACTGCCACCCAACGAGAAATCGATGAGTGAGCAAACCATCGGCCGATTAGACGCGACGCTTTTTACGAGGGCGGCATCCGTTGTGAGGAATCGGGGTTACTTCCTCGATCAACTTCACATTCAAACCAGCGGCCTGCAACGAAGTGATAGCACTCTCGCGGCCCGAACCTGGGCCCTTAACCTTCACTTCAACATCACGCATGCCGAATTTCTGAGCCTTTTCAGCAGCTTGCTGTGCAGCACACTGACCGGC from Rubripirellula amarantea encodes:
- a CDS encoding DNA-directed RNA polymerase subunit alpha, which gives rise to MTMHIRWRGMELPSNLEVDRDTLTSSYGKFTAEPFERGFGASVGNSLRRVLLSSLMGSAVTQIKIRGAQHEFTSIPGVVEDVTQIVLNVKSLVVRNHSEATRVITIESNKAGVITGADVQTDSDVEVINKDHVIATLTADVDFMVEMVVENGRGYVPSTEHSTVDHEIGIIPIDAVFSPITRVRYEVEETRVGQKTNYDRLNLEIWTDGSVSPELSLVEAAKILRKHLNPFVQYRELGPSIFSAARGGAGSPEAQLEAKLNMTLADMRLSVRANNCLESENIQTVRDLVQRTEDSLLEVRNFGDTTLNEVREKLSQYGLHLGMRVPNQPMF
- the xylB gene encoding xylulokinase, with amino-acid sequence MSYYLGIDIGTSGTKTLLIDVSGKVIAEANAEYPLEQPKPGWTQQDPEHWWKATVSTVREVMKASKVKPEAVKAIGLSGQMHGSVFLDKDDNVIRPALLWNDQRTAAQCEEITAKAGGRNALIKLVANPALTGFQAPKILWLRDNEKRNFDRLAKVLLPKDEIRRRLTGDYVTEVSDASGTLLLDVVKRKWSTKLLSKIELDAALLPRVVESDEVTGTLTSQAAKQLGLTTDCKVVGGAGDCAAGAVGNGVVKSGVLSTSIGTSGVMFVHSDEPQYDAAGRLHTFCHAVNGKWHMMGVNLTSGGALQWWVDSVVQGLAGIPEKSRYEAATREAEKVAAGSNGLLFLPYLNGERTPHADPNARGSFVGLNTTHTRGHLTRCVMEGITFALRDSLAIIESLDVPVKQVRASGGGSKNPMWRQMQADVFGKKITTLEVEQGPAFGVALLAAVGDGAYRNVEAACKATIKVADETKPDRSAVKRYDELFPIYRDLYASLKDSMNKLADIQGR
- a CDS encoding sulfatase family protein, which translates into the protein MKRPFWLCATLLVLFFSIAGEFHPLSAAERNVLFIITDDESPTLGCYGDKAAVTPAIDAVAADGLIFRNAFATTASCSASRSVVMSGLHNHRNGQFGHEHHYHKFASFHDVARLALPRVMERAGYRTGRIGKYHVAPESVYHYETVLNANSRSPVEMAETSRAFLTETDDDRPFFFYFATSDPHRGGGIDKTSKSELKPDLFGNKPNRKSYPEIEEVFFNPEDVIVPAFLPDTPETREELAQYYQSCARVDQGVARLIKILKDAELFDKTMIVFTADHGMAFAGGKTTVYEGGLRVPMVVRDPYQFQRGVESDALISHIDITPTLLDFAGGLDTEANAPKNPLNVKKFWNERDEAVAENRNGGMPFDQYHGKSWMHCLANPDDDHHEQIFASHTFHEIQMYYPMRVIRDAKYKLIWNIAHPLPYPFASDLWSASSWQAQLAKGQDAPYGNKTVGEYVHRPEFELFDIARDPDETTNLATSPGHQDILELYQAKLKKMQQDYDDPWVMKWDYE
- a CDS encoding ThuA domain-containing protein; amino-acid sequence: MRFLACFLFAVTAFSISAQTFAQDKLRVLIIDGQNNHVRWPKTTMMMKSFLEDSGRFTVDIARTQFTWKGGDLLKEFPLEDGKEYQDLPEPKSDPDFKPEFANYDVVLSNFGWKAAPWPQETQDALEEYVAGGGGMVIVHAADNSFGQWEEFNKMIGLGGWDGRNEKSGPYVYYDEDGKIVRDESAGSGGSHGPQHEYQIVIRDPDHPITKGLPRAWMHAKDELYQQLRGPANNMSILATAYADPQMKGTGRHEPMLMTIDYKQGRIFHTPMGDNDGSMECVGFITTLVRGTEWAATGKVTLTDTPEDFPTSTDVKVRKFETAVAN
- a CDS encoding extracellular solute-binding protein, translating into MLSNLHQKPPVAKDNDQAAFPPGNIPRLNRRNWLTVTAAASCGLMVGCPQPTTPEQSETKIPPTSSTVPLRILMVADDSTADVIRRGWAAVSEQPLTIEVMGKGSRLDSFDVDQLLEAAKKSDILWVPHFAIPDLVAAGGVDSFKDDSTLDAVNAMLPAIRNGLTQYAGEVHCIPLGPTLPVVMSVDSVASIQSWQGYDKAVTETWKGKAAEPTSEGWAGMMFLWRCGNIVDRWLFDQNNFDPLITGDDYVAVLEQMKQTHDRYEIKDLSPSEITAMVAGGELRGGISYPIDSQSSNSSALDVTALPRRVDDKITDDVEEALRATSSSEHFSVLFDAMTPVLAISASCRQTASSKTFISWITGGESSGNSRRELPAVFPNTPRIASSESSDGFEYAATRDRILAQPLTLPGLTVLNAPSYYQAIDHAVRACLYQDQPAKNALAEAASTWSKLTDEIGMQQQLKAWRRSRGLRA
- the rpsK gene encoding 30S ribosomal protein S11; this translates as MAKTNKKKRVRRNVSSGVAHIHATFNNTTVTITDPKGDTLCWASAGTSGFKGSRKSTPFAGQCAAQQAAEKAQKFGMRDVEVKVKGPGSGRESAITSLQAAGLNVKLIEEVTPIPHNGCRPRKKRRV
- a CDS encoding bL17 family ribosomal protein produces the protein MRHRRRGRTLGRSPSHRKAMLKNLASALFLTERDATYDDNAPKAPGRITTTLHKAKEVRPLVEKCITIAKKTLPNVEEARKYETKADRGSDAYKQWRKSDDWQKWSAARAPVVAARRRVIQLIGDKEAAKILFDTIAERFADRPGGYTRVLKLAMPRLGDNGPRAILELVGKNDRVKRKAEKPSFDDAPATKSEEPAAEAEA